In Halorientalis sp. LT38, a genomic segment contains:
- a CDS encoding long-chain fatty acid--CoA ligase — protein MAGTDQRVRSFLWRAERLYPDVEIVSRTDDETTRYDYAEYGDRVAQLANALAAAGIEPGDRVASLCWNHHRHFETYFGVPCMGAQLHTINPNLPESHVEHIVGDAADELLFVDPDERATLEALADSEAFESVQQYVVMGDEVPETSLDPVVDYESFLAGHDPSYVWPDVDEDRPAGMCYTSGTTGNPKGVEYTQQMIWSYTMSTLTPQMLGLTDDDVVMPLVPMFHSTGWGLSWAATAAGSKQVYPGPSPDSATLAHLIEDEGVTLTAGVPTIWIDLLEHLETNDADISSLDRIVAGGAPVPESLIRRFDEEYDVEVLHAWGMTELTAIGTVAHLTPALRDADAEARYAKRQKQGRIIPGLEFRVVDENGAEVPWNDTAVGELYVRGPSVTTAYYRNPEANEEDFEDDPGRGATGVSEDGTSSGRWLGTGDLVTVDADGYISLVDRDNDIIKSGGEWISSVELENTMMGHDAVSEATVVGVPHERYQERPLGFVVTAEGAAVDPEALRAALRDRIQAEYPKWWTPDEIRLVEAIPKTATGKFDKMRLREASEARDVETDVEREE, from the coding sequence ATGGCCGGCACTGATCAGCGGGTCCGCTCGTTTCTCTGGCGTGCAGAGCGGCTCTACCCCGACGTCGAGATCGTCTCCCGAACCGACGACGAGACGACACGGTACGACTACGCCGAGTACGGCGACCGCGTCGCGCAGCTGGCGAACGCACTGGCGGCCGCCGGAATCGAGCCCGGCGACCGCGTCGCGTCGCTGTGCTGGAACCATCACCGTCACTTCGAGACGTACTTCGGGGTCCCGTGCATGGGCGCACAGCTCCACACCATCAACCCGAATCTCCCCGAGAGCCACGTCGAGCACATCGTCGGCGACGCCGCCGACGAGTTGCTGTTCGTCGACCCCGACGAGCGAGCGACGCTCGAAGCGCTCGCGGACAGCGAGGCCTTCGAGAGCGTCCAGCAGTACGTGGTGATGGGCGACGAGGTGCCCGAGACGTCCCTGGACCCGGTCGTCGACTACGAGTCGTTCCTCGCGGGCCACGACCCGTCCTACGTCTGGCCCGATGTCGACGAGGACCGGCCCGCGGGAATGTGTTACACCTCCGGGACGACGGGGAACCCGAAGGGCGTCGAGTACACCCAGCAGATGATCTGGTCGTACACGATGTCGACGCTCACGCCGCAGATGCTCGGCCTCACGGACGACGACGTGGTCATGCCGCTGGTCCCGATGTTCCACTCGACCGGCTGGGGGCTCTCGTGGGCGGCGACGGCCGCCGGGTCCAAACAGGTCTACCCCGGCCCGTCCCCGGACTCGGCCACTCTCGCTCACCTCATCGAGGACGAAGGCGTGACGCTGACCGCCGGCGTCCCGACCATCTGGATCGACCTGCTGGAGCACCTCGAGACGAACGACGCCGATATCTCCTCGCTGGACCGGATCGTCGCCGGTGGCGCGCCGGTCCCCGAGAGCCTCATCCGGCGTTTCGACGAGGAGTACGACGTCGAGGTGCTCCACGCGTGGGGGATGACCGAACTGACCGCAATCGGGACCGTCGCCCACCTGACGCCGGCCCTGCGCGACGCCGACGCCGAGGCCCGGTACGCCAAACGCCAGAAACAGGGCCGAATCATCCCCGGCCTGGAGTTCAGGGTCGTCGACGAGAACGGCGCGGAAGTCCCGTGGAACGACACCGCGGTCGGCGAACTCTACGTCCGCGGGCCGTCGGTGACGACGGCATACTACCGGAACCCCGAGGCCAACGAGGAGGACTTCGAAGACGACCCCGGGCGTGGCGCGACCGGGGTGTCGGAAGACGGAACGTCTTCCGGAAGGTGGCTGGGAACGGGCGACCTGGTCACGGTCGACGCCGATGGTTACATCTCGCTCGTCGACCGGGACAACGACATCATCAAGAGCGGCGGCGAGTGGATCTCCTCGGTCGAACTGGAGAACACGATGATGGGCCACGACGCCGTCAGCGAGGCGACGGTCGTCGGCGTCCCCCACGAGCGCTACCAGGAGCGACCGCTCGGGTTCGTCGTCACCGCCGAGGGCGCGGCCGTCGACCCCGAGGCGCTTCGGGCGGCGTTGCGGGATCGCATCCAGGCGGAGTACCCGAAGTGGTGGACGCCCGACGAGATCCGCCTGGTCGAGGCGATCCCCAAGACGGCGACGGGCAAGTTCGACAAGATGCGACTGCGCGAGGCCTCCGAGGCCCGGGACGTCGAGACGGACGTCGAGCGGGAGGAGTGA
- a CDS encoding MBL fold metallo-hydrolase: protein MTTFDVADDVYGIELALEGTVVAYLVDDEAPTVIETGVAAATDRLLEGIREVGVDPAAIEHVVLGHAHLDHSGGAQALVEAAPDATVYLHESMTEWLTDPDRFDHLVESSREALGEAFPEVGAPDGPLPESRLTAVPDAGTTVETGDRTLEIVHTPGHSPDHVSVWDEASGLLFANEALGRYYPAADTWVPPTTLPAFDFEQVEASMARLHELGPETLVLSHVGVRPDVDRAFERAGDRLATFRERVPELYAASDEDLAATRRAVGDELVALEPEYSAREHETQSRMATDCVLNTLGLT, encoded by the coding sequence ATGACGACGTTCGACGTGGCCGACGACGTCTACGGTATCGAACTCGCACTGGAAGGGACGGTCGTGGCGTACCTCGTCGACGACGAGGCCCCGACGGTGATCGAGACGGGAGTCGCGGCCGCGACGGACCGACTGCTGGAGGGTATCCGCGAGGTCGGCGTCGACCCGGCGGCCATCGAACACGTCGTGCTGGGCCACGCCCACCTCGACCACTCCGGGGGCGCGCAGGCGCTGGTCGAGGCGGCCCCCGACGCGACGGTGTACCTCCACGAGTCGATGACGGAGTGGCTCACCGATCCCGACCGGTTCGACCACCTGGTCGAAAGCTCCCGCGAGGCCCTGGGCGAAGCCTTCCCCGAGGTGGGTGCGCCGGACGGCCCGCTCCCCGAGTCGCGACTCACGGCCGTCCCGGACGCGGGGACGACCGTCGAGACGGGCGACCGGACGCTCGAGATCGTCCACACGCCGGGGCACTCGCCGGACCACGTCTCCGTCTGGGACGAGGCGTCGGGCCTGCTGTTCGCCAACGAGGCGCTGGGACGGTACTACCCGGCGGCCGACACCTGGGTCCCGCCGACGACCCTCCCGGCGTTCGACTTCGAGCAGGTCGAGGCCAGCATGGCGAGGCTTCACGAGCTCGGCCCCGAGACGCTCGTCCTCTCGCACGTCGGCGTCCGCCCGGACGTGGACCGGGCGTTCGAGCGGGCGGGCGACCGGCTGGCGACGTTCCGAGAGCGGGTCCCGGAGCTGTACGCGGCGAGCGACGAGGACCTCGCGGCGACACGTCGGGCGGTCGGCGACGAACTCGTCGCCCTCGAGCCCGAGTACTCGGCGCGCGAACACGAGACCCAGTCGCGGATGGCTACGGACTGCGTCCTCAACACGCTCGGGCTGACCTGA
- a CDS encoding SDR family NAD(P)-dependent oxidoreductase yields MPESLDGETAIVTGSSSGIGMGIAEAYAEAGANVVTNSRSLERAESTAEDIRDAGGTAIAVEADVSEKADAEKLVEAAVEEFGSVDVMVNNAGISNIAPILELTEEEWREVIDVNLTGVFFGAQAAGKQMAEQDTGGQIINISSIFGSVGVQGRGPYNASKGGVNNLTRVLAVDLAEHDVQVNALAPGFIRTELDEQTRESGDDDETLDEADYPYYGYDDQHIENRNPMGRFGTLEEMANCALFLAGGDHYMTGEIMHADGGWLAFGWGSKGR; encoded by the coding sequence ATGCCAGAATCCTTAGACGGAGAGACGGCGATCGTAACGGGTTCGAGCAGCGGTATCGGGATGGGAATCGCCGAGGCCTACGCCGAGGCGGGCGCGAACGTGGTGACGAACTCGCGGTCCCTGGAACGGGCCGAGTCGACCGCCGAGGACATCCGCGACGCCGGCGGGACCGCCATCGCGGTCGAGGCCGACGTCTCCGAGAAAGCCGACGCCGAGAAACTGGTCGAGGCGGCCGTCGAGGAGTTCGGCAGCGTGGACGTCATGGTCAACAACGCGGGCATCTCGAACATCGCGCCGATCCTCGAACTCACGGAAGAGGAGTGGCGCGAGGTCATCGACGTGAACCTCACGGGCGTGTTCTTCGGTGCGCAAGCGGCCGGCAAGCAGATGGCCGAGCAGGACACGGGCGGCCAGATCATCAACATCTCGAGCATCTTCGGCAGCGTCGGCGTCCAGGGTCGGGGCCCGTACAACGCCTCCAAGGGCGGCGTCAACAACCTCACCCGGGTGCTGGCGGTCGACCTCGCCGAACACGACGTCCAGGTGAACGCCCTCGCGCCGGGGTTCATCCGTACCGAACTGGACGAGCAGACCCGCGAGTCCGGCGACGACGACGAGACCCTCGACGAGGCCGACTACCCGTACTACGGTTACGACGACCAGCACATCGAGAACCGGAACCCGATGGGGCGGTTCGGGACGCTGGAAGAGATGGCCAACTGCGCGCTCTTCCTCGCGGGAGGCGACCACTACATGACCGGCGAGATCATGCACGCCGACGGCGGCTGGCTCGCCTTCGGCTGGGGCTCGAAGGGGCGATAA
- a CDS encoding SDR family oxidoreductase, with protein MAGPLLDGETAVVTGGASGIGRAIARTFAAEGADVVVADVRADPREGDVPTHELIERETDAAATYVDCDVTDRADLVAAADAADEFGGVTVMVNNAGIFRSVDFLDITESEFDRMFAINVKGTFFGAQVAAERMLESGDDGAIVNLSSVAGFRGSGSHAHYCASKGAVRLLTYSLADAFGAEGIRTNAIHPGVVETTMTTDDVPIVGSEDGDRYKDPVPAGRWGKPQDVADAALYLASDMAGYVNGESLVVDGGRISTN; from the coding sequence ATGGCAGGACCACTGCTCGACGGCGAGACCGCCGTCGTCACCGGCGGTGCCAGCGGTATCGGGCGTGCGATCGCACGGACCTTCGCGGCGGAGGGCGCGGACGTCGTCGTCGCGGACGTTCGGGCCGACCCCCGGGAAGGCGACGTCCCTACCCACGAACTGATCGAGCGAGAGACCGACGCCGCGGCGACCTACGTCGACTGCGACGTGACGGATCGGGCGGACCTGGTCGCGGCCGCGGACGCGGCCGACGAGTTCGGCGGCGTCACCGTCATGGTCAACAACGCGGGCATCTTCCGCAGCGTGGACTTTCTCGACATCACGGAGTCGGAGTTCGATCGGATGTTCGCGATCAACGTCAAGGGGACGTTCTTCGGCGCGCAGGTCGCCGCCGAGCGCATGCTCGAGTCGGGCGACGACGGCGCCATCGTCAACCTCTCCAGCGTCGCCGGGTTCCGGGGCTCGGGCAGCCACGCCCACTACTGCGCGTCGAAGGGCGCGGTGCGGCTGCTCACCTACTCGCTGGCGGACGCGTTCGGCGCAGAGGGGATCCGGACCAACGCCATCCATCCCGGGGTCGTCGAGACGACCATGACGACCGACGACGTCCCCATCGTCGGCTCGGAGGACGGCGATCGCTACAAGGACCCCGTGCCGGCCGGGCGGTGGGGAAAACCGCAGGACGTGGCCGACGCCGCCCTCTACCTCGCGAGCGACATGGCCGGGTACGTCAACGGCGAGTCGCTCGTGGTCGACGGCGGGCGCATCTCCACGAACTGA
- a CDS encoding glycoside hydrolase family 88 protein, with protein MTTELSELVTRVADNVVDRDMENEDWEKGAAVNGLLSVGAEKYDEEAHRIADRAVATQTSEGVFNYDDPKPWLHGEDIHRAQCEPATLGHVVLEFYERTGEDRYLEAARRQYEHLRDDAKRTAEGCLAYSTGPVAVWVDSVYMICPWFARYAEITGDEAAFDEAAAHIEDQAYYLQDHKSGLFRHEWRETPDTFPESSLWARGNGWVCAGTVDTLARLPEDHDRYDALVDVFEEHTAALYDLQDDSGLWHHILDYPDSPLETSATLQFAYTFKRGVDMGLLPEKYETAAERALEVCTDLVNEKGEVRRVAVPPGGPDAPLDETSYGGGWFLMAADVLG; from the coding sequence ATGACAACCGAACTCTCGGAGTTAGTCACGCGCGTCGCCGACAACGTCGTCGACCGCGACATGGAGAACGAAGACTGGGAGAAGGGGGCTGCGGTCAACGGCCTCCTGTCGGTCGGTGCAGAGAAGTACGACGAGGAAGCGCACCGCATCGCCGACCGCGCCGTCGCGACCCAGACCAGCGAGGGCGTGTTCAACTACGACGACCCCAAGCCGTGGCTCCACGGCGAGGACATCCACCGCGCACAGTGTGAGCCGGCGACGCTTGGCCACGTCGTCCTCGAGTTCTACGAGCGCACCGGTGAGGACCGGTACCTCGAGGCCGCCCGCCGGCAGTACGAGCACCTCCGCGACGACGCGAAGCGGACCGCCGAGGGGTGTCTCGCTTACTCGACCGGGCCGGTGGCCGTCTGGGTCGACTCGGTGTACATGATCTGCCCGTGGTTCGCCCGCTACGCCGAGATCACGGGCGACGAGGCGGCCTTCGACGAGGCGGCCGCCCACATCGAGGACCAGGCGTACTACCTCCAGGACCACAAGTCGGGCCTGTTCCGCCACGAGTGGCGCGAGACGCCCGACACCTTCCCGGAGAGTTCGCTCTGGGCGCGGGGCAACGGCTGGGTCTGTGCCGGCACCGTCGACACGCTCGCGCGCCTCCCCGAGGACCACGACCGTTACGACGCCCTCGTCGACGTCTTCGAGGAACACACCGCGGCGCTGTACGACCTGCAGGACGACAGCGGCCTCTGGCACCACATCCTCGATTACCCCGACTCCCCGCTGGAGACCTCGGCGACGTTACAGTTCGCGTATACCTTCAAGCGCGGCGTCGACATGGGACTCCTCCCCGAGAAGTACGAGACGGCCGCCGAGCGGGCGCTCGAGGTCTGTACGGACCTGGTCAACGAGAAGGGCGAGGTCAGACGCGTCGCGGTGCCGCCGGGCGGACCCGACGCGCCCCTGGACGAGACGTCCTACGGTGGCGGCTGGTTCCTCATGGCGGCGGACGTACTCGGGTGA
- a CDS encoding citrate/2-methylcitrate synthase: MSSERIRRIGLENVVMADTEITRIDGAAGRLIYRGYDIEDLADNASYEEVAYLLMFGALPDEAELAEFTADLASRRGLPGPLVATIEELADQAAPMTMLRLGLLYLSALDDREDVDDRDLHVDRGMDILAKVPTILAYFDRFRNGREPVEPREDLGHAANFLYMLNGEEPDEATADCLDTCLILPADHGINASTFTARVVTSTQSDIYSAIVGAISAIKGPLHGGASGNVLRMFEEIESPETAGDYIEDMIDRGERVPGFGHRVYETVDPRAVILRGISERLASNADDPAIYEIAHIIEVHMRNEVGIDTNLDYYSAVAYHYLGIPDDLFPLMFCQARVAGWVAQALEQYEDNRLIRPRAEYVGEEDLAYADRN, encoded by the coding sequence ATGTCATCCGAGCGAATCAGGCGGATCGGACTCGAGAACGTCGTCATGGCCGACACCGAGATCACCCGCATCGACGGCGCGGCGGGTCGGCTCATCTACCGCGGGTACGACATCGAAGACCTCGCGGACAACGCCTCCTACGAGGAGGTCGCGTACCTGCTGATGTTCGGTGCGCTCCCCGACGAGGCGGAACTCGCCGAGTTCACGGCCGATCTGGCGTCGCGGCGCGGTCTCCCCGGGCCGCTGGTCGCGACGATCGAGGAGCTGGCCGACCAGGCCGCCCCGATGACGATGCTGCGGCTCGGCCTCCTGTACCTCTCGGCGCTCGACGACCGGGAGGACGTGGACGACCGCGACCTCCACGTCGACCGCGGCATGGACATCCTCGCGAAGGTCCCGACCATCCTGGCGTACTTCGACCGGTTCAGGAACGGGCGTGAGCCGGTCGAACCGCGGGAGGACCTGGGCCACGCGGCGAACTTCCTGTACATGCTGAACGGGGAGGAACCCGACGAGGCGACGGCCGACTGCCTGGACACCTGCCTGATTCTGCCCGCGGACCACGGCATCAACGCCTCGACGTTCACCGCGCGCGTCGTCACGTCGACGCAGTCGGACATCTACTCGGCGATCGTCGGCGCGATCAGCGCGATCAAGGGGCCGCTGCACGGCGGCGCGAGCGGGAACGTCCTGCGCATGTTCGAGGAGATCGAGAGCCCCGAGACGGCCGGGGACTACATCGAGGACATGATCGACCGCGGCGAGCGCGTGCCCGGGTTCGGCCACCGGGTCTACGAGACGGTCGACCCGCGGGCGGTCATCCTCCGGGGCATCTCCGAACGGCTGGCGTCGAACGCCGACGACCCCGCGATCTACGAGATCGCACACATCATCGAGGTACACATGCGCAACGAGGTCGGCATCGACACGAACCTCGATTACTACTCCGCGGTCGCCTACCACTACCTCGGCATCCCGGACGACCTGTTCCCGCTGATGTTCTGTCAGGCCCGGGTCGCCGGCTGGGTGGCCCAGGCGCTGGAACAGTACGAGGACAACCGCCTCATCAGGCCGCGTGCCGAGTACGTCGGCGAGGAAGACCTCGCCTACGCCGACCGGAACTGA
- a CDS encoding VOC family protein — MSKERDLRILLDHVGLAVEDVDTIEPILKLLGAETLVDEELDFLGARWLYYEIGPESRIELLVPTEEDTFLTDFIENAGSGLHHVTFEVANIDDFEAHLEENGIGLVDRTHRPKYEEAFVSPRDTGGILLQLIEYEAGYAEEYAADEVGATIFPQGERLSDR; from the coding sequence ATGTCCAAGGAGCGAGATCTGCGCATCCTGCTCGACCACGTCGGACTGGCCGTCGAAGACGTCGACACGATCGAACCGATCCTCAAACTGCTCGGGGCTGAGACCCTGGTCGACGAGGAACTCGACTTCCTCGGCGCCCGGTGGCTCTACTACGAGATCGGTCCGGAGAGCCGGATCGAACTGCTCGTCCCGACCGAGGAGGATACCTTCCTGACCGACTTCATCGAGAACGCCGGGTCGGGGCTACACCACGTCACCTTCGAGGTCGCCAACATCGACGACTTCGAGGCACATCTGGAGGAGAACGGCATCGGGCTGGTCGATCGGACCCACCGCCCCAAGTACGAGGAAGCGTTCGTCTCACCGCGGGACACTGGCGGGATCCTCCTCCAGCTCATCGAATACGAGGCGGGGTACGCAGAGGAGTACGCCGCCGACGAGGTCGGCGCGACCATCTTCCCGCAGGGCGAGCGACTCTCGGACCGCTAG
- a CDS encoding enoyl-CoA hydratase/isomerase family protein: MTEYGPYRNVSLSVEDGVAALTLERPDSYNALDTATMLDLRRAFHELSLDREIAVVTVEGAGASFSAGADLSEYAGPTEDHEGTQRRRQELFRDLYRQVFEFHAPVVAKIHGYCVGAGLILAMHCDMRIATESAEFAIPTGDIGQIPGGGSTRRAVDLLGETAARELVYTAEYVGAERALSLGLLNDAVPAADLDDAVADRVDGIRSCGHGAVKAAKRSLNESVEAPDPETAAEREAELWWEQFATEERERLVAAFHEDRD, from the coding sequence ATGACCGAATACGGTCCGTACCGGAACGTCTCGCTGTCCGTCGAGGACGGCGTCGCCGCGCTCACCCTCGAGCGTCCAGACTCGTACAACGCCCTCGATACGGCGACGATGCTGGACCTCCGGCGTGCGTTTCACGAGCTCTCGCTCGACCGGGAGATCGCCGTCGTCACCGTCGAGGGCGCGGGTGCCTCGTTTTCGGCGGGCGCCGACCTCTCGGAGTACGCCGGCCCGACGGAAGACCACGAGGGGACCCAGCGCCGCCGCCAGGAGCTGTTCCGCGACCTGTATCGGCAGGTGTTCGAGTTCCACGCGCCGGTCGTCGCGAAGATCCACGGCTACTGCGTCGGCGCGGGCCTGATCCTGGCGATGCACTGCGACATGCGGATCGCGACCGAGTCGGCCGAGTTCGCCATCCCCACCGGCGACATCGGCCAGATCCCCGGCGGTGGCTCGACGCGCCGGGCCGTCGATCTGCTGGGGGAGACCGCGGCCAGGGAACTCGTCTACACGGCCGAGTACGTGGGCGCCGAGCGGGCGCTGTCGCTGGGCCTGCTCAACGACGCGGTCCCGGCCGCGGACCTCGACGACGCCGTCGCCGATCGCGTCGACGGGATCAGGAGTTGCGGCCACGGCGCGGTGAAGGCGGCCAAGCGGTCGCTGAACGAGAGCGTCGAGGCGCCAGACCCCGAGACGGCCGCCGAGCGCGAGGCCGAGCTCTGGTGGGAGCAGTTCGCCACCGAAGAACGGGAGCGGCTCGTCGCCGCGTTCCACGAGGACCGGGACTAG
- a CDS encoding aconitate hydratase — translation MGQTLTEQLVSEHLVDGRMAAGEEIGIEIDQVLLQDTTGTMAWLQFEALGLDAVQTEVAAQYCDHQSFQFDFRNTDDHAYLKSVTGKFGAYFSRPGNGVCHQVHHEHFARPGETLLGSDSHTPTQGGIGMLSIGAGGLDVAAAMGGSPYYLEMPDVVNVHLTGELPEWATGKDVVLELLRRLTVKGGVGKVFEYTGPGVETLPVSERCAITNMGTELGATSSVFPTDEVTREYMEKLGRPEAFEAVAPDEDAEYDDRIEIDLSTIEPLVASPSMPDKVVPISELAGTSVEQVIVGSCTNGAYEDLKAFSETVDGQQVHEDVHAIVQPASKQASELLARDGTVAEMMAAGVNWSEATCGACCGVGHVPGSDSISVRTFNRNFEGRSGIEADDVYLTSPQVAAAAAVEGEFVDPRDYGAEHGIADPGYPEPDRFDGSDRDLVAPPETDVELRKGPNIGSVPVNDELVDAIEGDVLLRVGDDVTTDHIMPASSDILMYRSNIEKISEFTLTRIDETFPERALDANGGFVVAGENYGQGSSREHAALCPMYLGVDGVLAKSFARIHKANLINFGLLPLAFEDPDDYEALEQGHRLRLTGLREAVAGDEDVTRLTVIDETTGEEIPVTLDATGREREYLLDGGRLAHVRNSQ, via the coding sequence ATGGGTCAGACGCTCACGGAGCAACTCGTCTCCGAGCACCTCGTCGACGGTCGGATGGCGGCCGGCGAGGAGATCGGTATCGAAATCGACCAGGTACTCCTCCAGGACACGACCGGAACGATGGCCTGGTTGCAGTTCGAGGCACTGGGGCTCGACGCGGTCCAGACCGAGGTCGCGGCCCAGTACTGCGACCACCAGAGCTTCCAGTTCGACTTTCGCAACACCGACGACCACGCGTACCTCAAGTCGGTAACCGGGAAGTTCGGCGCGTACTTCTCGCGGCCGGGCAACGGCGTCTGCCACCAGGTCCACCACGAGCACTTCGCCAGACCCGGCGAGACGCTGTTGGGCTCCGACTCGCACACGCCGACACAGGGCGGGATCGGGATGCTCTCCATCGGCGCCGGCGGGCTCGACGTCGCGGCCGCGATGGGCGGCTCGCCGTACTACCTCGAGATGCCCGACGTCGTGAACGTACACCTCACCGGCGAACTGCCCGAGTGGGCCACCGGCAAGGACGTCGTCCTCGAACTGCTCCGGCGGCTCACCGTCAAGGGCGGGGTCGGGAAGGTGTTCGAGTACACCGGGCCCGGCGTCGAGACGCTGCCCGTCTCCGAGCGCTGTGCCATCACCAACATGGGGACGGAGCTGGGTGCGACGAGCTCCGTCTTCCCGACGGACGAGGTCACGCGCGAGTACATGGAGAAACTCGGCCGCCCGGAGGCCTTCGAGGCGGTCGCGCCGGACGAAGACGCCGAGTACGACGACCGGATCGAGATCGACCTCTCGACGATCGAGCCGCTGGTCGCCTCGCCGTCCATGCCCGACAAGGTGGTGCCAATATCCGAGCTCGCGGGCACGTCGGTCGAGCAGGTGATCGTCGGCTCGTGTACCAACGGGGCCTACGAGGACCTCAAGGCGTTCAGCGAGACCGTCGACGGGCAGCAGGTCCACGAGGACGTCCACGCGATCGTCCAGCCGGCCTCGAAGCAGGCCAGCGAACTGCTCGCGCGCGACGGGACCGTCGCCGAGATGATGGCCGCGGGCGTCAACTGGTCCGAGGCGACCTGCGGGGCCTGCTGCGGCGTCGGCCACGTCCCCGGCAGCGACTCGATCTCGGTCCGAACCTTCAACCGCAACTTCGAGGGACGGTCGGGCATCGAGGCCGACGACGTCTACCTCACCTCACCGCAGGTGGCCGCCGCGGCGGCCGTCGAAGGGGAGTTCGTCGACCCGCGAGACTACGGGGCCGAGCACGGCATCGCCGACCCGGGCTACCCCGAGCCCGACCGCTTCGACGGGAGCGACCGCGACCTCGTCGCGCCGCCGGAGACCGACGTCGAGCTCAGGAAGGGACCGAACATCGGGTCGGTCCCCGTCAACGACGAACTGGTCGACGCCATCGAGGGCGACGTCTTGCTGCGGGTCGGCGACGACGTCACGACCGACCACATCATGCCGGCCTCCAGTGACATCCTGATGTACCGCTCGAACATCGAGAAGATCTCCGAGTTCACGCTCACCAGGATCGACGAGACGTTCCCCGAGCGCGCGCTCGACGCCAACGGCGGGTTCGTCGTCGCCGGCGAGAACTACGGTCAGGGCTCCTCGCGCGAGCACGCGGCCCTCTGTCCGATGTACCTCGGCGTGGACGGCGTGCTCGCGAAGAGCTTCGCACGCATCCACAAGGCCAACCTGATCAACTTCGGGTTGCTCCCGTTGGCGTTCGAGGACCCGGACGACTACGAGGCCCTCGAGCAGGGACACAGACTCCGCCTGACCGGCCTCCGGGAGGCGGTCGCGGGCGACGAGGACGTGACTCGGCTGACCGTGATCGACGAGACCACCGGCGAGGAGATCCCGGTCACGCTCGACGCGACCGGGCGGGAACGCGAGTACCTCCTCGACGGCGGCCGGCTGGCACACGTCCGCAACTCGCAGTAA
- a CDS encoding 2-methylaconitate cis-trans isomerase PrpF family protein — MTGSTQQGTVDGMLIRGGTSKGLYVAPEELPPAGDRRDRLLVELFGTPDPLQIDGLGGGNSHTSKVMVVEASDRPEIDVEYTFGQIAVENPTVDWTGNCGNLTSGVGVYAILNGLVEADAPEANLRLYNTNTDTVIEQTVPVVDGEPAVRGDYAIDGVPGTGARIDSYFRDPSGAVTGDLLPSGSLVDEVTVQGETYEVSLVDVANLNVFLRASDLGLDGTELPAAMDDPELLERIELLRGAACELLGLVEDRRDAVDERAAIPQIALVSEPQSAECTTGDAVDAADVDVTSRIVTTQTPHHSYAMTGAMCLAAASQLPGTIPNEFVRDGDLTDVTIGHPKGRITVGVETTTTDGEPTVEHVRVGRTSRLLVDGDMFYRYVDDL; from the coding sequence ATGACCGGCTCGACCCAGCAGGGAACTGTCGACGGCATGCTGATCCGCGGCGGCACGAGCAAGGGCCTCTACGTCGCTCCCGAGGAACTCCCGCCGGCGGGCGATCGGCGGGACCGACTCCTCGTCGAGTTGTTCGGGACGCCGGATCCGTTGCAGATCGACGGCCTGGGCGGCGGAAATTCCCACACCAGCAAGGTGATGGTCGTCGAGGCGTCCGACCGCCCGGAGATCGACGTCGAGTACACGTTCGGCCAGATCGCAGTGGAGAATCCGACGGTCGACTGGACGGGCAACTGCGGCAACCTGACGAGCGGCGTCGGCGTGTACGCCATCCTGAACGGGCTGGTCGAGGCCGACGCCCCGGAAGCGAACCTGCGGCTCTACAACACGAACACGGACACGGTGATCGAACAGACCGTTCCGGTGGTCGACGGCGAGCCGGCGGTCCGGGGCGACTACGCCATCGACGGCGTCCCCGGCACGGGCGCCCGGATCGACTCGTACTTCAGGGACCCGAGCGGCGCGGTCACCGGTGACTTACTCCCGTCCGGGTCCCTCGTCGACGAGGTGACCGTCCAGGGCGAAACCTACGAGGTGTCGCTGGTCGACGTCGCGAACCTCAACGTGTTCCTGCGGGCGTCAGATCTCGGGCTCGACGGGACCGAACTGCCGGCGGCGATGGACGACCCCGAGCTCCTGGAGCGAATCGAACTGCTCCGCGGCGCCGCCTGCGAGCTGCTGGGGCTGGTCGAGGACCGCCGCGACGCCGTCGACGAGCGCGCGGCCATCCCCCAGATCGCGCTGGTCTCGGAGCCCCAATCGGCCGAGTGCACGACCGGCGACGCCGTCGACGCGGCCGACGTCGACGTCACGTCCCGGATCGTCACGACCCAGACGCCCCACCACTCCTACGCGATGACGGGGGCGATGTGCCTCGCCGCGGCGAGCCAGTTGCCGGGAACGATCCCGAACGAGTTCGTTCGGGACGGTGACCTGACGGACGTGACGATCGGCCATCCGAAGGGTCGGATCACGGTCGGGGTCGAGACGACCACGACGGACGGTGAACCGACCGTCGAGCACGTTCGCGTCGGTCGCACGTCCCGGTTGCTCGTCGACGGCGACATGTTCTACCGCTACGTCGACGACCTCTAG